The DNA window GAGCTGGTCATCGTCTCCTCGGGGGCGATCGCCGCGGCGCTCGGGCCGCTGGGCCTCGCCGAACGGCCCGCCGCGGTCGCGCTGCAGCAGGCCGCGGCGAGCGTCGGCCAGGCGCTCCTGGCAACGGCCTGGCAGGGCGCCTTCGCCCGGCACGACCGGATCACCGGACAGGTGCTGCTCACGGAGTCCGATGTGATCCGTCCGCAGACATACCGCAACGTGCGCACCGCCCTCGAGGCGCTGCTGGAGCTGGGCACCGTCCCGGTGGTCAACGAGAACGACACCACCGCCACCCATGAGATCCGCTTCGGGGACAACGACCGCCTGGCCGCGCTGGTCGCGCAGCTGCTCGGGGCGGACGCCCTGGTGCTGCTCACCGATGTCGACGCGCTCTACACCGCCCCGCCCCGCGAGCCCGGCGCCGAGCGCATCGGCGTGGTCGAGGACGTCTCCCGGCTGCGCGGCGTGAGCATCGGCTCCGTCGGCTCCAAGGTGGGCACCGGCGGGATGGTCACCAAGCTCTCCGCCGCGGAGCTCGCCGCCACCACCGGCACCGCGGCCCTGATGACCTCCGCCGAGCAGTTCGCCGCCGCGGTCGAGGGGGCGGAAGTGGGCACCTTCTTCCCGGCCCACCACGGCCGCCGACGCTCCCGCCTGGTGTGGCTTCGCTTCGCGACCCGCGGCGCGGGCACCGTGCACCTCGACGACGGGGCCGCCCAGGCCATCCGCAGCCGTCGCCGCTCCCTGCTCGCCGTGGGCATCTCCGACGTCGAGGGCACCTTCCCGGCCGGGGTCCCCGTCGACGTCGCCGACCCGGACGGCCGGATCATCGCGCGCGGGCTGACCTCCTTCAGCAGCGACGAGCTGCGGGCCATGGCCGGCCGCGGCACCGACGAGGCCCGTGAGCAGCTCGGGGAGCGCTTCCGCCGCCCGGCCATCCACCGCGACCAGCTGGTGGTGCTCTGAGCGGGAGGCGTGCTCCGTCT is part of the Brachybacterium ginsengisoli genome and encodes:
- the proB gene encoding glutamate 5-kinase; this encodes MSSGEHRQPLRLTSREGFPAARRIVVKIGSSSLTDERGRLDEQRIQGIADTAAGLAERGTELVIVSSGAIAAALGPLGLAERPAAVALQQAAASVGQALLATAWQGAFARHDRITGQVLLTESDVIRPQTYRNVRTALEALLELGTVPVVNENDTTATHEIRFGDNDRLAALVAQLLGADALVLLTDVDALYTAPPREPGAERIGVVEDVSRLRGVSIGSVGSKVGTGGMVTKLSAAELAATTGTAALMTSAEQFAAAVEGAEVGTFFPAHHGRRRSRLVWLRFATRGAGTVHLDDGAAQAIRSRRRSLLAVGISDVEGTFPAGVPVDVADPDGRIIARGLTSFSSDELRAMAGRGTDEAREQLGERFRRPAIHRDQLVVL